TCTGGGTTGATGCCCTGctcacacagtctcacacataTGGATAGAGACTCCATATCCAAGCCAGTGTTGAGCAACCTGGAGATCTCCAGCAGCACTGTTGAGGGaggaggcagaaagagagacatctattaaaaacaaactaaaaggtGGGATATTTGGAGAACAATTTAAAACCATTtcacaaatacataaaatgcgACATGCATTAATTACATATTTACCGTCCATTGTCTCCCGGACTGCGTTTAGGTTTGCGTTTGCTGCACTGGCCATAGTGATGGATAGTTATCGCTAGCCAACAACGCTTGATAGCAAGAAGCCGGTAAATTAAGACTTTAACATATGACGCAACAATTCAGCCAGATTTTAAGCGTTTCGTATACATTAGATCGGATCTGCGAAAGTCAAATAAGCACAACGATCTAAAGATCAATATTAGATCCTAGTTAGCAGAGAGCGCTCTTTGCCGCTACTCGCCAAAATGTGTTGAAGGAAGTGACGACACGAAATTTTTCATTGGTCACCACGAACTTCCTGCATCGATTCTATTGGCTTGGAGGGCTTGTGGACGAAATTAAAAAACGTTTCAACTGGTCTCTCGGCAGATTGTTTGCTGCTGGCTTTTCAATTAATATTGCTCTTAGTTGTGTGTTCCGAGTTCTGGCCCATTAACAGTTGTAAGGTAACGGTTGTCTTGCTCATGTGTGAATGTACAAATAGTTTTCGGGTGAAGTAAAACTTGTGTAGCTAAATCTTTATAATAGTTGCTTCCTTCGAAGGCTTTTTAACGCTATAGAAACAGAGGGACTAATGTGGCGAACGTAccagactaaaactaaaatatcgCCTTACAACGAAGTAGTTTTAGTggattttgcctttttttgagTTTGGattgtcatttacttttatcCTGACATGAATGTTGTCAAGATGGGGGACCATGCTGAGTTCCAGATCACCCCCGAGACTCCAGGCAGGCCCTCCATTAGAAACCCCTTTGAAAGTCCAAATGACTACCACCACCTCCGCGAACCGCTGGTGCCAAGTCCATCTGTATTCAAGTCCTTGCCTTGTAAAACTGTAAGTTTTAAATTGACTTAATTTGATATTCAGTTGCTTTACTGATGAGTCGATGtagtcttttatttatttactcttaTGTAATTTTCCCAGACTCCATCTAAGTTTAACTGGTCTATTGATGAAATGGCCAGTCTCCTACCAGTGCACATAGACGCAGAGGAAATCCAGCGACAATCTTTTTATTTCAGCCAGACAAggtaaattcagttcagttcagttcaatttcagtttATTCACTCAATTAAACCATTACATCAAACATTCTATTACAACACTTGCTATACATGAGTgaaaagggagcaggaagaagaaaaattcTTGTGAAGACCTGCCCCATTCTCAATAattccaaaaaatgtttttttacatGGCCGTATACTTTAATCAATAATATAAGTTGCAAACAATTATCATTCTCTTCATTACTCACTTAGAATTGCATaagatttaataattttttcctTATAAAGTCTTTTGGATTGATTTATTGTAGAACATTTTTTTAGTTCATCATCCAAACTGTTCCATAATTTTACTCCATAAACAGAAATGCACATTTGCTTTAAAGTAGTACGCACGGATTTACTTATAAAATCATGCTTCCTTCTATTGTTTCTATCActtgaatttaaaacaaaaaactgtaaatTAATTGGCAATAGCCTTTTTCTGGCGTTAAACATAACTAATAACATCTTTAAATTAACCAAATCtcttgattttaaaatatttgactgAATAAACAATTTATTAGTATGTTCTCTAGCATTCATATTGTGTAAGACTCTTATAACTTTCTTTTGCGTCACAAACAGCAGCTTGATGTGAAGAAACGCAGTAACCTGCTCATGATAGGCTATATTTGGACACTGTGACAAATGTGAAATTCTTTGAGGATCAACTGTCTTGTTTTACTTTACATTTCATATCTCCTCTGTTTAATTAATATGGGGATCAGATTAAAGATTGCATCAAATTTGAGTGGTCTTTCTTTTAGGATGGATTCTGACATTGAGGAAAAACGTCAAAATGCTATTGAGCAGGTATGGAAATATAACCAAATATAATAATGCTACAGAATTTAGTGTAGCCGCGGTTTATAGATTGCCTTTGTACTGATGTCCTTGCCCTGCCTCCCATGAAGTTTTTCACCAAAGGAATTATTGTCCCTTCCCCCTGGGCGGCACCAGAGACTCGTAAAGCCCCTCAGATTTCTAAGAAGAGTGAGTTATCTTATTGtttatattacattttaattcttCAAGgtctttgtagttttttttttaaaacatttatttcactttcttcttgtatttgtgtgtgggttTCTGTTGAACTCTGATTTTGTcagttaatttattttcatgttattGTAGGTTCTATGTCTGCAATGATTGCAGAGGAGCCAGAAAAAAATTCAGGTTGGTTACTTTATACAATCTATGAGCCATGTctaattttatttaactttctacTAACTTTGTGCTCTTTGACCTACAGTTGGATGTCAGACAACCCTTACGTTGCCATTGGCTTTTGATTTGGAGAAAGTACTAGGTAAATCTCAATTAAATGCCAACACGAgcaaagtgggggaaaaaaaaaaaatgtaacaatctGCTGTCAAGTCACTGTTTgtccttttcttctctctcaggTGAATATTGCCGTTATGAAGAAGCATGCGATCCAGTGCAGGAGAGCCTTAGCAGCTCCTCCTTACGACGAAAACTCTTCCTTGATGGCCAAAGTAGTTATAGTGGCTCAGACAGCTCGCGCCCTCCAAGCCCAGAGAGAAGCAATGCCGATCAGGAAAATCCATCTCTCAAGAGAGGAGATGGAGCTGTAGGAGGCATTGAAGGTTCTGAGGGAGAAGCTGTCTCGTCTATCTTTTCCTCCCCTTTGGCCTGTGGTGTGTCTGCTCCAACGCCCTCTACGGTGAGTGGAGAAGTGTAGGGATTTCATACACACAGAGCTGAAGATTTTAGTCAGGCCATCACCTAAACAGTCTAATTTTAAGcatgaaattaaaaactgaTAGAGCACCTCTTCATATCTTTAAATAGTGATTAGAATATCGATaatggttttaaaaaatgtatatttacactattaaacagtttttaatacACTGTCTTGATTTTTAGGGTCAGTTCTCATCAAGTCCCATCCAGAATGGATACTTCCGGGACTGCAGCCTTGGCAGCATTGGTAGTCCTCTGTTCCCTGATAGGTCCTCTCCTGCTGGCCTCATCTCTCCCACAGTTTCTCCTATTGTTGCACATGCAACACGCACACCTGTTGGCTCAGGTACACTATTCACTTTGTAGCTGAAATTTTAGTGTCCAAACAAGGAAAATTAGAGAAATATTGGCTAAGGCTACTGCTGATGCTCTTTTATAGTTAATTTTGCTTAATTCTCAGTTTGACTCTGTTCTTTCTTTAGCTGAGAAGAACCAGGTGAGCAGTTTGACCCCACATGGTGCTCCCCTGGACATGGTCACTTCCTGCAACGAGAGTCCATTTGTTGAGGGTTGTTCTCCCATTCGTAGCTGCTCCCCGTACCAGCTCTATTGCCACAATGAACCCCAGCGCAGTTCTAGACCCAAGCCGAGACCTAGAGGCCGCTGCTGGGCTTCCCCTCCCCTCATCTCCCCAATCCTCAACCCTAAGCTCCCAGACAATGAGGTAGCTGAAGAACACCTCCCCTCTGCCACTTGCTCTTCTCTTCCCCCTATGGAACTAGATCCATCTTCACTGCTGGCACAAGACTCTCACCCCATTAATACTGAGAGAGTTAGCCTGGATCCTATGGAACCTGTGAAAATGGAGGAAAGCAAGGAGACAGAAAATCAAAGGAGGATTGAgtatgaagaggatgatggtgggCAGCTGACCAGCTCTCGTATGGGCAATGCATCAGTAACAGAAAGCTCTCACATGTTTGTGTCTCTCCTGGCAGACGGAAGCAGCATACGTTACGATTCTAGCATGCAGGTTTGTTAGAACAATTTAACCctggcaaagatttaaaaaaaaaaaacaaacaaaaaactttgttCTATTTATGGTATATTTAAACTGAAATATAAATGGCTTCTCATTGGTCATTTCATATTGATGTTTGTATAATAGAATATTTCTGATTAACTGCCTTTTGCATGTGTTCAGGTGGACAGCGGTTATAACACTACCTCAGCGGTCAGTCTTATTGATGGCCTCAACAAAGAGTATGACAGCAAAGAGTCCTTCACTTCAAACATGACAGAAGAGGCCTTCCAGGTCACTCGACACACTAAAGTAAAGGTACAGTGACGCCTTTACACATAATCACAAGAATGTGGATATTTGAATTTATGTCTTTTGGATCTAATTGTTCCTAAAACTGATAGTTATAAGTTTCTTCTTTTCCAGGTGTTTTTTCCTCAGCACTGACCACCACTTGATACATGGAATTAAAGGGATCCCTCTTCTAGTGGAAACATTCCCTGATTATTTTGCAATCAAATACAACAAGGCTTACACTGTCCGAAGCATTTATGGTATATTTATTTGGTTAGATTGAATGGTGTTAACAGTTATGAGGTATGAATACAACCATGGGGTTTCACAAGtggttattctttttttaaggtTCAAGTTACTAGACTGGAAGCAGAGTTTCTTTTATCACAGGTTATCAAAGGGAAGTCTAATTCAGACTGAAAGCTGTACTTTTGGATCCAGCGTAAAACTATCAAGTCTTTATCGAGCTTGCACAACAACAACCTTCATGAATGCTGTATTGTTATTTGGTGTTCAATACATCTTGACTTTTGGATGACATCAGATCTGAACTGTAATTATGATTTTTTATGAAACTTTATCATGGTGTTTTGATATTAGGAGTTGTTTTTAATTCCACAGTCTGCACTGAATAATGCCACTAATGAATTAAAAGCCGACtgagccttttattttttttgccatgtttCTAAAAGTTAAATTCAATTGCTGGATTGTTACattaaattgtatttaatttttgaCTGGCATGGggataagctttttttttttgcacaaatgaTTTAGCTTGATATTTAACCCAAGAAATAAAGTTAAACAGTTGAAGTTTAAGTAAAATGTATTGCTGACTATTGTGACATTTTCCAATATTATGGCTTATGAGTTGATTCAGATTATGTCTGAAAACAATTCAGAGGGAAGTTTTGTACATCAGAAACCAGAAACATGGGGCGCCCGGGTGACATAgcggtgaagccggcgaccacatacgtaTGTTGTGTGTGGGTTccagtcccggcctgtcgccaatttgcccgcatgtcttcccctgtatcttcccccaattcctgtctctctccactgctaacaaaagccgctgtggcaaaaaagaaaccagaaaCATACAGgttaaaaaatcattttaatgagcTGCCTATTACACTGTAATATAGCTTACTCTTTCTTGCACCTGTCCATTTTGAAGAAATATTTGAAATCATAAAAGAGCAGAATGGTGCATGTTAGAGAAGGGCGTCTTTGCTCAAAATATAACACTCAATGGTATCAAATAGTCCAATTCCTTTACAGACTGCATGTTTCTTAATCTGGAAGATCACGTGGTCCAGGTAAAAAATAACGTGGTCCTTTCTGTCAGCGGTCCAGTTTTTGTTTCTTAGCTGGGGTTTCGGCATCTGGGGCTGGAACACTCACACCGgggatctaaaaaaaaaataaagcttttactTCCAGggaaaaatgaacacattttctTATCAGGGATGACTGATATCTATTATCTTAATAGTCTTCAATCAAATTTAAATACTGTTAACTgttggttaaaaaacaaaaagggctcTTCAGTTTCAGTTACTTTTGTCCATCCTTACCACTGGGTCAATCAGAGCCATGCGGATCTTCTGGTGCTGAATATTGGAGTCATCTAGGCTGATGGTGACCTTCACCTTGTCGAATATGTGGAACTTGTGTTGCTCCACAGTCAGAGTGGGACCCTACACATGCAGAAGAACAGATGAAATAATTTGAACTCTTGACTTTAGAACTTTAAGGTATcaaagctgatttaaaaaaaaaaaaaaaaaaaaatcagggtgTTTATACCTCTTCCTCAAACACTTTATTTGGGGAAACTTTGTCTTTTGTGTCAAAGAACACTGTTCCCTCCAAGCCAAACTTTGGGATGAGTACAATGATTGCATTCTTCCTCACAAACAGAATGAATCCTTCTTCGTTCAGTATTCCTCGGCTCTTGAAAAACAACTGCAGGGAAAAAATAATTTGTGGTCATAATAGTTCTGGACAGTGAGTTTTAAAGAAAACCAGTTCACACGGTTCAGTTCAGTGTTTTGATTTGTGGTTACCTGTGTGTGGAAGGCCACAGAAGCCCGTTGTGCATACTGAGACATTTTGTGCCTGTAGTTGAGGTTATTGCAGAGGGCTGACTCTTTGTGTTGTCCATTAAATCTGGGTAGGTGCTGTCTGCTCCTATGGCCACTGCCAGCAGACGGTGCACAATGATATCTGCGTACCTGGGTAAGaggttaaagaagaaaaaaggaggaaagtgGATGACAAAGGAGGCTAGAAACAACTTTACCATAATCAATTGTGAACATTTCTTTGTTAGAAAAGCCTGACTCTCACATGTTTTGCCAAGAtatgtaaaacatgttttcatacCTCCTAATAGGAGACGTGAAGTGCGTATAAATTGGTGAGGCAAGGCCATAATGATGGAAATCGCTGTCCATGCCAGAACAAAAATAGACAGCTTGCATCATGCAGCGAGTGGCCAGGATGCGCAGCAGCGTGTTAAAGTATGGGAAGCCATCCACTTTGGCTGCATCAAGGGAATCAGCCAGTGCCTTTGCTGAATCTGTGTGGATCTCGACCTCCTAATAGGAgttggaaacaaaaaaaatgttgtcaccgtaaaaacaatttttaataaaaaaaaaaacacacaaacaaaaaacaaacaaacttgtttTTATCCTTGATTAGTGTACTGCTGTGATTCCCTACTAGTAGCAGGTTCACAAACCAAGCAGAATGTTTTCCATGCATACTTCGTATATGACTATTTGCAGTCACTCACCTTAGACTTTGCAGCTTTGATCAGGATGTCGTAGTTAGATGGAGGTGGTGCTGGGTGTTTCCTCAGCAGAGCGCACTCTGGAAATTCATCATAAATCTTCTGAGCAACTGAAATATTGGCCAGCAACATGAACTCCTCAACCATTGAGTTTGTCTCCCTAATAATAAAGAGATGGTTTTTAAACACAGCAtgactcacacacaaaaaagaaaatctaaagCTATATAAGAAGAAGCTTTTGCAGAGAAAGAAGTTCTGCAGACTGCTCCTTTTTGAAGTTACCTACATGAGTTCTTTGGTCTGGAGATCAATGGGGTCGTGGGTTTCACTGTCCATATGAAAACGGACCTCTAAAGAGGACAGTGTCAATGCCCTAAATGATATCAGATGTCACACAAAATGAGATTTATGTAAATTACAGCAAGTTTAAATATATAGCATTTTGACTCTGTTCAATATTCTCTCCTCGTGTCTTTTGTACTCATTTTAGTCCTTACCCTTTCTCTATCCGCTGCCTCTTGAGGATTTTGGCCAGTTTGTTGAGACCCCGTAGGCTCTTTGTTATATCATCATTCTTGCTGGTGTCATCAATCCTCATCTGGGCCTCAGCATAGGTCAGAGAAGCCTGgaccaaaacaaagaaaaacattaataatagtaataacaaTTCTTGcataaaatgaaattttaaaaaagataactgaaaaaaatgctaaCGTGTGTGTTGATACCTTAGAGTTAATGACGCTTTTTGTGAATCGAGTCTTTAGAATTTCAGCCTTTTGGTTCATTTCCCAGATACATGAAAAGGCGAGTCTGGTGAAATGGTGAGAGAAAAACAACCACAATTAGAGACAAACAATATAAGTGCATTCATTCCCCATCAGCTGGAATCAGTAAAAGATCGGTAACACCTAAGTGTTATATTAACAAATtggtgcctgtgtgtgtgtgagtttgtgtgtcttCAGTTATTACCTGTCCACGTTGGACCGTAGAGAACAAAGATTGGAGCTGAGCAGTTCAGGAACCATGTCTATCCTCTGTTGAATacacaataaaatcaaattcaTGAATATGATcacaaatttcaataaaatccaaataagaagaaataaagagatCTCTGTAACATAGCTATTAACAgctatatatgtatgtatatataaaatactaCTAATGATAGTGAAGAAATTCATCTCTTTTTGTATCTTTATACTATTAGGGCCCTTTCACATAGAAAGTGGCATGTGCTGTGCTCTGAAAGGCATTCTTTTCTATGGTTTCAGAGCACACAACAATGGTTTCCTGCTGTGTCGTGCAAAGTGCAGCACAGTGCAGTGCAAGCATGATGGCTGGGGAGCACTCATACAGTTGAACTTTGACTGTGAAACAGTGTGGACATACATTCATGTGACCAAaagaaatagaatagaaatgCAGAATGATGACAGGAAGCAGGAGCTACATTCAacttagtaaaaaaaaataaataaatctatgtGCATGGAATGAAGTGGATGAATGGAGATCTGAGGGGATTTGAGCTGTAGCTCATTTTAAAGATGAGAAATGTGATCCATTACAGCATGGGGTGTTCTGTGAGAAGTTCCAATTAGGATGCACTCAAAAGTCATCTCAGTCCCTTTGAGATCACTGATTAAAGAAGACTCTGTAAACTCTTAAAATTTCTCCTGGAGAGGGCGCTGCATAGCAGGAACTGACGTTTGTGACAGCAGGTATACAAACAAGTTAttagaaatattttattaaaaaaaattgattttaaaccacttaaaagaaattatattctGAAAGAATTTGAGATTGAGGAAGTTGAGGTGATCCAGGGAAAGTATATTTATGTCCCCTTCCTCCCTAATCATCAATCAGTTGATGGCGGAATACAattggaagaagaagaagtaagTAGTAGTAAAAGAGGTTAACTTCAAAGTCTTAAATGAGATTTACCTGACTAATGAATTGCTAAGGCTGAAATTTATTGCACTATTTGAATATCTGCTAAACCTTTTGCACATAGGATTTGTAGAAAAATATTGTTAGTGTCTTATTTGTCTGTACTGATGTTCATAAATAAAGttctaaaagaagaaaaaataaggtAGGGATGGGCAAGTATAGTACACGTGAAGATTATGAGTGCTACAAAAAATGATGTAGTACATGCAGAGCTCACAAATTTTGAGGCGTTTGCTTAAAATAGCAGTCAGCGTCGTGCATGCTGCTTTCTATGTGCTAATTTTGTTGGTAGtggtttaaaatgtgttaagAAAGGATGCAAAAGTGCAAGTTGGATTTTCTCACCTTGCCACACAAATACACTGTGGTGCCACGGTTTGCTGCCTCTTTGTCTAGAGCATTGCCAGGCCTGATGAAgtggctgacatcagcaatgtGGACGCCCACCTGTCAAAACCAAACATGAACAGTATATCAATGGACTCGCATGTCCAGTATTACAGACACAAGTGCTCATACTAATAGTGTATTTGTACATTACGAGTACCTCAAGGTGACCATTTTCCAGCTCTCTACAGTGTAGAGCATCATCTATATCTGTACATCCTGGAGGATCCACACTGCACACTGTCAGCGGCCTCAAGTCCTCCCTCTTCCCCATGTCCTGCACCACACATATTTACATTCCTTGATACACATATGTGTACATACATGCTTTCAAATCATGGGTTGATATACCAGTTGATGAATCAAACAATGAGATAGCTGTACTCAGTGTATCTTAAGGAAACAAATGCTACCTCTGGTGTGATGGCCCATGGCATCTTAGGAAGGAAACTGAGCACTGCCTGAGAGAAAGCCTGATGTGGAACATCGTGCTCCAGTAGCAGCACCTCCTCTTCTGTGTCTTTCTCCCCTGCGCTTCCCAAACTGCGTACAAAATGaccctaaacaaaaaaaaaaaaaaaaaaaaaatgtctccatGGACAAATTCTGTGAATTTTCTTATATGTTGTGCTAAATTTTCATGTTAAACTTTGGCAAGTCGGTATGTAGCTAATCATGGTTTCATATCGAAAGTTCCAATGATTTAACAGTCTGAAGAGATTTCAGCTCACATTTGGATATCTGGAGTCTTTGGCCAGCCATCGATGGCCACCATGATCCTCTGGCCTGCCAGTGTGGATGCCTGCCGTGTTTCAATGCGAATACGTGGGATACGGCGGTCTGCTGGGGTGAAAAGATGCCGAGTGGACTGAatgaaaagggaaagaaaagggatTATCAGTGCTGATCATAACAGTAAGTGCAAAACCATTTGTACATTATTAGGACGGATTAATTTACGCCAAAGGTGCAGTTTTAAGAAACATTCCACATCTTAAAACCAACGATACTGAACAGCTTTAACTTACCTCTTTGATATGGGAAGCATTCAGCATGCCACAGAATGGCCTCCAGTTCCTCTTAATGATTCCCACTACCTTCCCCGTGGGCTTCCTAGCGGCCTCGGCTGCTGCTATCCTCAACTGCTCAAACACACAGGAACAAGGAGGTCATTAAGGCACTCCAAGACACTTTTATGCatttacaaagtaaaaaaacTGCAAGCTCTTTCCGTGTGCAGAAACATCTACACCATAAAACACTCTTCTAAATTTAATTCTCCAActataagaaataaaaagagcagACACCTTCCAATATAAGCAAATACACAAGCTGTCttatacacccccccccccccccccccccccccccccccccccccccccccccccccccccccccccccccccccccccccccccccccccccccccccccccccccacccccccccccccccccccccacccccccttcttCAGCATCCTCATCATCCTTTGCTGTGCCTTCATCCTGCAGCACAACTGACGACGGTGCCACCCACTGATTCCTTGGCAAAAGCTGCACAGCAACCACATCCTGGTGCACTGCTCTGTTGAGGTTCTGAAGACCCTGGATGAGAACCTGTAAACAGACAAAAAGGATCGTAGGGAGCGTTAAACATGCTCGTGTTCACTTTTTAGGAAATCAGGTCATTTGTACAGCATGATCAACAGCACTATATATATtatcagacaaacacacacacacacacacctctgtgctgtcttctCCCTCTCCCTGGACAAACACTGTTGCCTCCAAATAGTTGTCCCTGCTGGCCCTAAAGGTGCCTTGGAGGAAGGAGCCACTTTTAATTCCTGCCTGGATTCTGGACAGGGGAAGGTGCTCTGGAAATAACACTTTACTGCTTGTAATTTCATTCTGATGGAGAAGGAAAGATAAAGAATATCACAAAGgctttgagttaaaaaaaaaaaatcagatacaTAAACAGGAGAAACAGATACAAAATCAGATACAGTTTGTCTTTACTTAAAACTGGAAGCAGGATTTATTGTTGCATGTAACAATTTTAGTGTTTACCTTGTCATCATTGGACAAGGCCAGGCGATCAACAAGCTCGGGATTTGCTATCAGACTCTTGACATACTCTTCACCTATTAAGAAAATGAAGATTTTCTTATGACAAATCATTCAAAGCATAATTATATCCAAAGAAATTAGTCAGGAGATCTTTTCTTGCTGAAATTTGATTCAATACATTTGTGCACCAGCAGGCCATTCTCCTGTGCTTTTCCTTGTTTCCTTGATCATTGGTGAGGAGGACCACCTTGAGACCATCTGTGTCAGACTCAAATGTCTTCAGgtgctgactgtaccatctgaCTGCCACGCGAATTGCACGGTCGTTGCGGTCATTGGCGCTCTCACCTGGTTCACGTTCAATGAATGTCTCTCTGGAAGAGGAGGAATTATAAGAATGGATAAAATAAGGTATCAAGCATAGAAGTAAAATAGTCTTTCATGCTTTTTAAAGCAATCTGATACAATGAGGGAACAAAGAGTGAGGCTATTTGTAATTGATTACTTTTCTATAGGTTTATTTTTGACACTACTGTGAAGGTAGGATTTTGTAATGATGTTAAATTTGACAGTTTTCCTACCTGTGGTGTTCGTTGGTAAAAGTGTAGAAGTGTTCTCTTTCGCATGTATGATGTCCTTCAGGCGCTTATAGACAGGTGCGCTACGGTGGCGTACCTCCTGCAGTACAGTCTGAAGGATAATCACATTACGAATCACAGGATCTTCCAATATGTCGATCTGCAGGACAAATTGTAAAGTGTTAGAGAATCAGGTTCAAAGGAATCTCTTTCACCTACATTTATGTCAGatatctgctgcaactggttaATCAGAACTGTccaaaaagcttttaaatatGGGCTACCTTTTTCCTGGAGTAATACACAGACAGACCTGAAAATGTCTCAAGTATTTGAAGGCTTAAGTCAAATTTAAACGATTGAGAAAATAATATATTTGGTCAAAACGATTTctcttaaaattaaaatgaaataaattggAAATAAAACCTTTTGGGTCTTGATATTTTGTTGCATATGATTGCTGTGTTCACTTGCTTGTTCTGTGTGAATGTgcttgtaattattattatatctgCTGCCATCTTGGCTAGGTCATTCTTGAAAAAGATAAGACACACAATATAGGAAAATATTGAAATTAACCAGAAAAAGTGTTATTCATCAGTATCATGCAGTTGATGGCCCTAGTTTGTGCTTCTTGtg
This is a stretch of genomic DNA from Archocentrus centrarchus isolate MPI-CPG fArcCen1 chromosome 15, fArcCen1, whole genome shotgun sequence. It encodes these proteins:
- the bora gene encoding protein aurora borealis; this encodes MGDHAEFQITPETPGRPSIRNPFESPNDYHHLREPLVPSPSVFKSLPCKTTPSKFNWSIDEMASLLPVHIDAEEIQRQSFYFSQTRMDSDIEEKRQNAIEQFFTKGIIVPSPWAAPETRKAPQISKKSSMSAMIAEEPEKNSVGCQTTLTLPLAFDLEKVLGEYCRYEEACDPVQESLSSSSLRRKLFLDGQSSYSGSDSSRPPSPERSNADQENPSLKRGDGAVGGIEGSEGEAVSSIFSSPLACGVSAPTPSTGQFSSSPIQNGYFRDCSLGSIGSPLFPDRSSPAGLISPTVSPIVAHATRTPVGSAEKNQVSSLTPHGAPLDMVTSCNESPFVEGCSPIRSCSPYQLYCHNEPQRSSRPKPRPRGRCWASPPLISPILNPKLPDNEVAEEHLPSATCSSLPPMELDPSSLLAQDSHPINTERVSLDPMEPVKMEESKETENQRRIEYEEDDGGQLTSSRMGNASVTESSHMFVSLLADGSSIRYDSSMQVDSGYNTTSAVSLIDGLNKEYDSKESFTSNMTEEAFQVTRHTKVKVFFPQH
- the dis3 gene encoding LOW QUALITY PROTEIN: exosome complex exonuclease RRP44 (The sequence of the model RefSeq protein was modified relative to this genomic sequence to represent the inferred CDS: inserted 4 bases in 4 codons), with translation MLKSKTFVKKTRSGGVMKVVREHYLRDDIWCGSEACTECKQESTVLQKDACMESSLCSYPHYLVPDTNVVLHQIDILEDPVIRNVIILQTVLQEVRHRSAPVYKRLKDIIHAKEXHFYTFTNEHHRETFIEREPGESANDRNDRAIRVAVRWYSQHLKTFESDTDGLKVVLLTNDQGNKEKHXENGLLVHKCEEYVKSLIANPELVDRLALSNDDKNEITSSKVLFPEHLPLSRIQAGIKSGSFLQGTFRASRDNYLEATVFVQGEGEDSTEVLIQGLQNLNRAVHQDVVAVQLLPRNQWVAPSSVVLQDEGTAKDDEDAEEGGQLRIAAAEAARKPTGKVVGIIKRNWRPFCGMLNASHIKESTRHLFTPADRRIPRIRIETRQASTLAGQRIMVAIDGWPKXSRYPNGHFVRSLGSAGEKDTEEEVLLLEHDVPHQAFSQAVLSFLPKMPWAITPEDMGKREDLRPLTVCSVDPPGCTDIDDALHCRELENGHLEVGVHIADVSHFIRPGNALDKEAANRGTTVYLCGKRIDMVPELLSSNLCSLRSNVDRLAFSCIWEMNQKAEILKTRFTKSVINSKASLTYAEAQMRIDDTSKNDDITKSLRGLNKLAKILKRQRIEKGALTLSSLEVRFHMDSETHDPIDLQTKELMETNSMVEEFMLLANISVAQKIYDEFPECALLRKHPAPPPSNYDILIKAAKSKEVEIHTDSAKALADSLDAAKVDGFPYFNTLLRILATRCMMQAVYFCSGMDSDFHHYGLASPIYTHFTSPIRRYADIIVHRLLAVAIGADSTYPDLMDXHKESALCNNLNYRHKMSQYAQRASVAFHTQLFFKSRGILNEEGFILFVRKNAIIVLIPKFGLEGTVFFDTKDKVSPNKVFEEEGPTLTVEQHKFHIFDKVKVTISLDDSNIQHQKIRMALIDPVIPGVSVPAPDAETPAKKQKLDR
- the mzt1 gene encoding mitotic-spindle organizing protein 1 translates to MASAANANLNAVRETMDVLLEISRLLNTGLDMESLSICVRLCEQGINPEALSAVIKELRKASESLKASENCTN